In Crinalium epipsammum PCC 9333, the genomic window GCCAAAGTGCGCCACATTTACCCCTAGATGTCCAAGATATTGATTGCGATTGGTTAGTAGCATCTGGACATAAAATGTGTGGTCCTACGGGAATTGGTTTCTTGTATGGGAAATTAGAAATACTTCGTGCTATGCCTCCATTTATGGGTGGTGGTGAGATGATTGCCGATGTATTTTTGGATCATTCTACTTATGCAGATTTACCTCATAAATTTGAAGCAGGAACACCAGCAATTGCGGAAGCGATCGCACTTGGTGCAGCAGTAGATTATCTTACTAATATAGGCATGGATAAAATTCACGCCTACGAAGATCAATTAACAGCTTATCTATTTGAGCAACTAGCAACAATTCCTGAAATCAAAACTTACGGACCACAACCTAGCAAAGGTAGAGCCGCGCTTGCATCATTTACTGCTGGAGATGTCCATCCTCACGACTTATCAACAATATTAGATCAAGCTGGTGTAGCGATTCGCGCAGGGCATCATTGTACACAACCATTACATCGTTATTTGAAAGCGCAGTCTACAGCAAGGGCGAGTTTGTATTTCTACAATACGCGAGAAGAAATTGATGTTTTCATTGCTTCTTTGAAAGAAGCAGTAGAGTTTTTTGGCAGTATCTTTGGGTAATATAAGGGGGTGGGCAATGCCCACTCTACAGAATTCTGAATATAGATCTAAGGGTTTAAGCTATATATGCAAAGAATCTTCACACTAACAGGTATCTTAGCCTTATCCATTTCCTTGCTTCAACCAGCAACTTTGGCAAAATCACTTGTTAATCAGGATTTAACAGAAAATTCTTTAAGTATTAAAAATCAGAATACAAAGATTGCTAAAAGAAAGATAGACGGGGTAATGAGACAATCTGGCACTAGCAACCAATACATATATATTATTGAAAATGGGAAACGTAAATGGGTATGTAATAGGCGTACTCTCCGTTCTTTAGGGTTGGATTATAAAGACGTACTTTCCGTAACAACACAAGAATTTGAGCAATATCCTTGGGGAGGATTTGAATGTTTAGATGGCAGCTTATTCAACTATTATCCAAATATTTATATTATTAAAAATAAACAGAAAAGGTGGGTAACTACTGTTGCTTTTAAGAGATTAAAATTGAATAAAAACAATGTTGAAATCATGCCTTCAGAATTTTTCTATAAAATTCCTACAGGGAAAGTTATACGCTAGATAGTAAGATTAAATTATGTGACTTCAAAATTTATCAAAGTTACTAATCGTATTCTGCTGTGGAATACGATTTTTTTTAGTAATGATATTTAATAGGTACACATTTTGAGTCCGCGTAGGCGGACTTAGTATGTATAGCCGCACCTTTCAAGGTGTCGGCGCTATTATTCGGGATGAAGCTGATAATGTTGCTCCTCAAAGTCCTCTATTAAAGTAACTAAAAGTTTCAAAAGAGCATTTTGTTCTAAAGTACGATTTTTGCAAGCCATCAACTTTTCTACTATCTCAAGATATCTTTCGTTTTCCTCCTCGCTGGCAATTACTTTTGGTTGTACGTCAGCAAGTAATTTTCCATAAACATCTTTATCAAAAGTAAGGGTCATTTTTCCATTTCTCCTTATCGTATTCAGGATGTGTTAATACATATTTAATATAGACAATTTGAATTTCATAATTAATGCTAACTATAAGCCGATAGTCATTACCTTTAATATTAAAAACTGTAAAGTTGCCAACCGCATCAGCACTAGGATAAATTTGCCTAATATCATTAATATTTTCCCAGTTAGCTGCCTTAGCAGTTCTAAACCAGTCATCAATGGGAGTAAAGGCATCCGCGTGTTGCCGACAAAATTCTAACAGTCTTTTACGGCTAATAATGTGCATTCACTTTACTTATTTTAACAATTATTGGATAGCTTTAAAAATTATATTGTTAATTATTATAATAGAATTAATCAAACATAGGGCTGAAAATAAATTTAATATGATTACCACTTCAACTCCAGCAGAACAAAGAACCGTACTAGAAAATATATCCTGGGAAACCTTTGAAAGATTACTTAAAGAGACAGGCGATCGCACTTGCTCAATTCTTCCGCTAAAATAGCGGTAACACTATAATAGGGATAAAATTATGTCAACCCTCAACTCCTCACCAACACAAAAAATAATTCAGCTATGAGTCAGGCTATCACCAAAACTATCAATTTACAAACTGTATTAGATGAAGCTATACAGGAAACTATTCTGATGATGCAACAAGGAATAGATATTAGCGATTCTGCTATAGTGACACCTTTAGAATTAATAGCAAATCAATATCCAGAAATAGCCTTTGACTGCAATGAATCTTTAATGAAATTAGTTAAAGACCAAATTAAGATTCTTAATCAGCAGCAATCTCCTCAGATAAATAATGAATTTTAGTTATTTAAATTATGAACTGGGACAGGTTTTTAGCAGAAGGTGAAAAAGCCGTTAGAATTATTATGGAGGGACTAAGGAAAAGAAATATCAATGCAGGTGAACCAATTTTTACAAAATTTAATACGGATGAGGATATTCCTGTTTACGGTGCTTTAGATAATAAATTATTTTGGATTTCTGTAAAATCTGTATCTGGTAATATTACAGATCCAATTCGCCAAATGCCTGCTAAGTATCTAGGTTGGATGTGCGGAGAAGTAGAAAGTAAACAGTGGGTATAGCCACCAGCTATTATTCTTTGGTATTGTCTTAATACTAATACAGCTTGGGGAGCAATAACGCCAAAACGTCCTAGTACCAAGTGGATTATTTTTCCTGATAGATATGGAGTAGTAATAGATAAGCGCAAAACAGCTTTGACAGGGCAATCTCACTATCTATATCCGTCTTATTGCGTCCCCAAAAACGAAATTATCACTAAAGATGAAGCAATTAAATATATTAAAAAATTAGCTGAAGAAACATTAGATTAAGAATTACTAATTTACGCGAATTATACTGAATTAGCTGGTAGCAACTTTGATATGAAAGGGCGATCGCATAGGGGAGTCCGCGCAGGCGGACTTGGTTTGTATAGCCGCACCTTTCAAGGTGTCGGCTTTATTGTTGCTTATTATAATGAAATTAATCAAACTTATGGCTGGAAATAACTTTTAATATGATTACCACTTCAACTCCAGCAGAACAAAGAACCGTACTAGAAAATATATCCTGGGAAACCTTTGAAAGATTACTTAAAGAGACAGGCGATCGCACTTATTTAATCCTTCAGCTAAAATAACGGTAAAACTAAGGGGGATAAAATTATGTCAACACTCAGACCCTCACCCATAGAAAAATATCCTTGTATGTAGTATTTCATAATTTTGCCAATACTTGAAACGTCAATCACTCTTATAAAATAAAATCTAATGAGCGATAAGCTTTTATTCTATCCATTGCATTTAACTATGAACCTTGTAACTATATAGGATTGCAACTGAGTATAAATTAATGATACTACGCTTAGGAATTGCCCTAGTTAGCGGCATTTTGATGGGATTAACACCCGCACCACTTAACGCTTGGTTTTTAGCGTGGTTTGCATTAGCGCCTTTGTGGGTTCTAATAGTTAAAAATCCGAAATTAGCATCAACGCATCGTTTATACTTTATCCTTCAGCCTTTACTATGGGGTATTGGTTATCACGGTTTAGCTATATCTTGGATAACTGGAATTCACCCGATGACGTGGATGGGGGTTCCTTGGTTAGCAAGTTTAGCGATCGCATCCTTCTGTTGGCTATTTATTGCCCTCTGGGGAGCAAGTTTAGTTATTACCTGGGCAACCTGTTTGTCTTGGATTAATCATAAATTTAAAATTTTCCCTTGGCTGCGTGTCTTAATTGGCACAGCCTTATGGTGTGGCTTAGAAGCTTTCTGGAGTAGCGGTGCTTTATGGTGTGCTTCTCTTTCTTACACTCAAAGCCCTCATAATTTGTTAATTTTACATTTAGGTCAAATTTCAGGTTATTCAACAATTACAGCCGCCATTGTCGCCGTTAATGGCTTAATAGCAGAAGCATGGATTAACCGTAAAGATACTAAAAAGCAACATTCTTCTGCGTCTCTGCAATCCACTTTTTATTGGCGTTATTTGACCACAGCAATTATCCTCTTAATCGGATTACACATTGTCGGATTTCAACTTTACAACCGTCCTTTAACTCAATCAACAACAACCGCTTTAAAAGTAGGAATTATTCAAGGTAATATCCCCAACGAAATCAAACTTTATCCTGACGGTTGGCAACGTGCTATTGAAGGTTATACCAACGGCTATAAAACTTTAGCAGATCAGAAAGTTGATGCAATTCTTACACCTGAAACAGCATTACCCTTTACCCTATCTGAACTCAAACGTGGATCTTTTTACTCAGCAATTTTAGAAAAAGGTGTTGTTGCTTGGCTAGGAGGTTTTGGAGAACACGGACGTAGTATTACTAATAGTTTATTTACAATTACCGGAACAGGTAATATTTTCAGTGAATACGACAAAACAAAATTAGTACCTTTAGGTGAATATATCCCTTTTGAAGAATTTTTAGGACGTTTAATTGATCGCCTTTCTCCTTTAGATGCCCATTTAGTAGCTGGTTCACCGTCTCAAATATTTGATACACCTTTTGGTCGGGCTATTGTCGGTATTTGTTATGAGTCGGCATTTTCAGAACATTTTCGCCGTCAAGCTGCTGCTGGGGGAGAGTTTATTTTAACTGCTTCTAATAATGCCCATTACAGTAAAAGTATGCCAGCACAACATCATGCCCTAGATGTAATGCGGGCAATTGAAACTGATAGATGGGCGGTAAGGGCAACTAATACAGGTTATTCTGGCATTGTTAATCCTCACGGTAAAACAGTTTGGTTGTCTGGAATCAATACTTATGAAATTCATGCTGATACAATTTATCGCAGACAAACGCAAACTTTATATGTGCGTTGGGGAGATTGGTTAACGCCAGTGTTATTAGTTGGTAGTGCGATCGCTTTGTTATTCTACATCTTTGGTTTGAAGATTGAAATTAACCGCAGATAAACGCAGATAAACGCCGATGTAATTCAAAATTTTCTCATCTTCCTTTGGTTATGTAGTGTAGGGTCTCCCCCCATAACTCATAAAAAAGGTTTATAAAGTAGCATTTTCTAGGGGTGTGTTGAATTTATATTTTTGTATAATATTTAGATTTTGGTGAACCCGCCCCTACTGTTGAAACCTAATTTTTTAGCACTTAGCAGTATCAAAAACTTGCCAAAAACATTTTTAGAATGGTAGCTTCTGAAAGTTAGCTGGTTTAGAGTAGCAAAGACGCATTAATTAATGATGAAGCGATCGCTAAGTATCCTCTCCCTGGGCATAATATTACTAGAGTCAGCCGTTACAGCCGCCTTAGCTGCGCCTCCCAGACCCGCAGATCAGGATGTATCTTGTGAAATATTAGTAGTTGGTGGTGGACTGGCTGGTGCTGCAACAGCTTATGAAGGTTTGCTTGCAGGACGAACAGTTTGCCTGACAGAAATTACTGACTGGGTAGGTGGACAAATTTCTTCTCAAGGTGTTTCCGCACTTGATGAACGACCTACCCAGCGCGAAAGACGATATTTTTCTCGCGGTTATCTAGAATTAAGGGATAAGATTAAGCGTTACTACAATGACCTCAATCCTGGTGATTGTTGGGTAAGTGAATCTTGCTTTCTTCCTAAAGATGGTCATAGACTTTTAGCTCAAATATTGCAGGATACAGCGAGAAAAGGTAAAGGCACGCTGAAATGGTTTCCTAACACAGTTATTAAAGAGTTAGATATCACCCCTGCTACAGCACAGGGGAATACTAATGCGGGCGGACAGCAAATTCAAAGTGCGATCGCAATTCAACATTCTCCCGCACCAAATACACGCCCTATAAATACAGAGCCACTTTCTCAAACAATCGAAGATGCCTATCGCTACGATAACTCAGCTAGATTTCAGAAAAAAATTCTCCGTTTCTCACCTCTACAACCCCGCACATCTACTAACCAAAGACCAGCCAATTGGTATGTAGTTGATGCAACTGAAACAGGCGAACTTGTTGCCCTTGCTGATGTTCCTTACAAACTAGGTATTGATGCTCGTTCTCATTTAGAACCTTCTGCATCTAGTACTACTCAAGACCCTTATTGCA contains:
- the lnt gene encoding apolipoprotein N-acyltransferase; this translates as MILRLGIALVSGILMGLTPAPLNAWFLAWFALAPLWVLIVKNPKLASTHRLYFILQPLLWGIGYHGLAISWITGIHPMTWMGVPWLASLAIASFCWLFIALWGASLVITWATCLSWINHKFKIFPWLRVLIGTALWCGLEAFWSSGALWCASLSYTQSPHNLLILHLGQISGYSTITAAIVAVNGLIAEAWINRKDTKKQHSSASLQSTFYWRYLTTAIILLIGLHIVGFQLYNRPLTQSTTTALKVGIIQGNIPNEIKLYPDGWQRAIEGYTNGYKTLADQKVDAILTPETALPFTLSELKRGSFYSAILEKGVVAWLGGFGEHGRSITNSLFTITGTGNIFSEYDKTKLVPLGEYIPFEEFLGRLIDRLSPLDAHLVAGSPSQIFDTPFGRAIVGICYESAFSEHFRRQAAAGGEFILTASNNAHYSKSMPAQHHALDVMRAIETDRWAVRATNTGYSGIVNPHGKTVWLSGINTYEIHADTIYRRQTQTLYVRWGDWLTPVLLVGSAIALLFYIFGLKIEINRR
- a CDS encoding SufS family cysteine desulfurase; amino-acid sequence: MTFTQEKTIADQVRADFPILHQEVNGKPLVYLDNAATSQKPLFVLNKIRDYYEQYNSNVHRGVHTLSAKATDAYEGSRIKISKFINAASPQEIVFARNASEAINLVAYAWGLTNLQRGDEVILTVMEHHSNLVPWQLVAQKTGAVLKFVELTADEEFDLEQFKSLITDKTKLVSVVHVSNTLGCINPVKEISAIAHHYGAKVLIDACQSAPHLPLDVQDIDCDWLVASGHKMCGPTGIGFLYGKLEILRAMPPFMGGGEMIADVFLDHSTYADLPHKFEAGTPAIAEAIALGAAVDYLTNIGMDKIHAYEDQLTAYLFEQLATIPEIKTYGPQPSKGRAALASFTAGDVHPHDLSTILDQAGVAIRAGHHCTQPLHRYLKAQSTARASLYFYNTREEIDVFIASLKEAVEFFGSIFG
- a CDS encoding type II toxin-antitoxin system HigB family toxin, translated to MHIISRKRLLEFCRQHADAFTPIDDWFRTAKAANWENINDIRQIYPSADAVGNFTVFNIKGNDYRLIVSINYEIQIVYIKYVLTHPEYDKEKWKNDPYF